A window from Hemibagrus wyckioides isolate EC202008001 linkage group LG17, SWU_Hwy_1.0, whole genome shotgun sequence encodes these proteins:
- the LOC131368294 gene encoding olfactory receptor 52K2-like has product MELQPWNNTFSFTLQIAKFDVAPEAVYSVFFAGCLVYIFAVCCNVTLLALIASQQSLHKPMFYIFFSLPLADIIGITCCLPRVLVDIVAQTNVVYYPTCVLQGFLLHLYGGSVLLILAAMSFDRYIAICKPLRYNSIMNRYTVCGVITAAWGLDFLLILVLFALQARFPKCKTFIVNVYCDNVSLLQLSCDGDFTLNNIYGLGTAGLIQAISMAIQLFSYIQILKACIPHTQTEARLKALNTCLAQLISFVLFEIVCTTAILSYRFEYVNPNARKIFGMLSFTFLPVVNPILYGIKIRDVRKAFIVVLKKRKESPNKRRLGGKQGPQTKLKQASEKPLEEGGLDHGTLWLGLLGAELPTYQERHTGKLSATFVPEHPGPEGLGEKRNTTADSGSTSLEANRPISTWAKICQMLQISGPQQLPRQEVCIPIYVPWNENCSQQKKSVLCAEQNLLRQSEQRA; this is encoded by the exons ATGGAGCTACAACCTTGGAACAACACATTTAGTTTCACCCTTCAAATAGCTAAGTTTGATGTCGCACCAGAAGCTGTTTATTCTGTATTCTTTGCTGGATGTTTGGTATATATATTTgctgtgtgttgtaatgtaacACTTTTAGCACTGATTGCTTCCCAGCAAAGTCTTCACAAAccaatgttttacatttttttcagccTTCCTCTGGCAGATATAATAGGAATCACTTGTTGTCTTCCAAGGGTGCTTGTGGATATTGTAGCTCAAACAAATGTGGTCTATTATCCCACATGTGTCCTTCAGGGCTTTTTGCTTCATTTGTATGGAGGTAGTGTCCTTTTAATTCTGGCAGCCATGTCATTTGATCGCTACATTGCAATATGCAAGCCACTCAGATATAATTCAATAATGAATCGTTACACCGTTTGTGGTGTCATAACTGCTGCTTGGGGCCTTGATTTTCTCTTGATTCTTGTGTTGTTTGCCCTACAGGCAAGATTTCCAAAATGTAAGACATTTATTGTTAATGTCTACTGTGATAATGTATCCTTGCTTCAACTTTCATGTGATGGTGATTTTACTTTGAACAATATCTATGGGTTAGGAACAGCAGGTCTTATCCAGGCCATTAGTATGGCCATTCAGTTATTCTCTTATATACAAATCCTTAAGGCCTGtattcctcacacacaaaccGAGGCTAGACTTAAAGCTTTAAACACATGTTTAGCACAGTTAatttcctttgttttgtttgagatAGTTTGTACTACTGCAATACTTTCATATCGTTTTGAGTATGTAAACCCCAATGCACGAAAGATATTTGGTATGTTGAGTTTCACATTCCTCCCAGTTGTTAACCCAATTTTATATGGGATAAAAATAAGAGATGTTAGAAAAGCATTCATTGTTGTGTTGAAAAAACGAAAG GAATCTCCCAACAAGCGCCGTCTAGGAGGTAAACAAGGTCCGCAAACCAAACTCAAGCAGGCCAGTGAGAAGCCACTAGAAGAAGGTGGACTTGATCATGGCACACTCTGGCTAGGACTTCTGGGAGCAGAGCTACCGACCTACCAGGAAAGGCATACAGGCAAACTGTCAGCAACATTTGTACCTGAGCATCCAGGCCCAGAGGGGCTAGGTGAGAAAAGAAACACCACAGCGGACAGTGGGTCGACCTCTTTGGAGGCGAACAGACCAATTTCCACATGGGCAAAAATCTGCCAGATGCTTCAGATCTCCGGGCCTCAGCAACTGCCTCGCCAGGAAGTCTGCATCCCGATTTATGTGCCCTGGAATGAAAATTGCTCTCAGCAAAAGAAATCTGTTCTCTGTGCAGAGCAGAATCTGCTGCGCCAATCTGAACAGAGGGCGTGA